A section of the Ruania halotolerans genome encodes:
- a CDS encoding L-rhamnose mutarotase, with amino-acid sequence MPRYCFINRVRPDRLAEYAEAHAAVWPEMLEALRDSGWRNYQLYLAPDGLLVGHFEAEDYAAAQAAMATTAVNGRWQASMERFFVNPGNPDEGFELLPEIFSLEDQLEANGLPTRPF; translated from the coding sequence GTGCCCCGGTACTGCTTCATCAACCGGGTCCGGCCGGACCGGCTGGCCGAGTATGCCGAGGCGCATGCGGCGGTGTGGCCGGAGATGCTTGAGGCACTGCGCGATTCCGGCTGGCGCAACTACCAGCTGTATCTGGCGCCGGACGGCCTGCTCGTCGGGCACTTCGAAGCCGAGGATTACGCGGCGGCGCAGGCAGCCATGGCCACGACCGCCGTCAACGGACGCTGGCAGGCGAGTATGGAACGGTTCTTCGTCAACCCCGGCAACCCCGACGAGGGGTTCGAGCTGCTTCCCGAGATCTTCAGCCTGGAGGACCAGCTCGAGGCGAACGGCCTGCCCACCCGCCCCTTCTGA
- a CDS encoding ABC transporter ATP-binding protein gives MGDILADASPRPDARPTAPLLEIADLHTHFDTADGDVRAVDGVSLSVRPGRTLCVVGESGCGKSITARSVLQLVDPPGRIVSGSVRWEKPGDDPVDLTTLEPDGERIREIRGNEIGMVFQEPMASLSPMYTVGAQLTEAIRLHRDVDPKEARRIGVELLGRVGIPQPEDRFDAYPFQLSGGMCQRVMIAIALSCDPALLIADEPTTALDVTTQARILDLLKELQQETGMAMMFITHDLGVVAEIADDVTVMYLGRAVEHGTVEQIFTAPKHPYTRALLGSLPTVDETAARRPLTAIRGMVPHPQNRPSGCPFRTRCDFAMEGVCDVDAPSETEFADGHRAYCHLYSESEERSAFELPTPELREPVAATTRTEPAEGAPLLEVKGLTKHYAVSGGMFRRRKGSVHAVDGVDLTIRPGETLGLVGESGCGKTTLGRSIARLVDASAGQILFRKEDGAQVDLAQLQGAALRSYRTQVRVIFQDPFSSLNPRMTVEQIVGEPLKANGLASGSALSDRVAQMLRRVGIRPEYMPRYPHAFSGGERQRLNIARALITGPRLVIADEPVSALDVSVRAQILNLLGDLQDEFGLTYLFISHDLSVVEHVSDRVAVMYLGKIIEEGPTDDLYRAPQHPYTQTLLHAVPIPDPSARPERAAAGSDELPDPMNPPAGCSFHTRCPYVKDTPCTTVQPELRPAGEDRSAACHFSDELTLPGISRMRVEDRSSS, from the coding sequence ATGGGCGACATCCTCGCCGACGCCAGCCCCCGTCCCGACGCCCGCCCTACAGCACCATTGCTGGAGATCGCGGACCTGCACACACACTTCGATACCGCAGACGGCGACGTCCGAGCCGTCGACGGCGTCAGCCTCAGCGTGCGCCCCGGCCGCACGCTCTGCGTGGTGGGTGAGTCCGGATGCGGTAAATCCATCACGGCTCGCTCGGTGCTCCAACTGGTCGATCCGCCCGGCCGGATCGTCAGCGGCAGTGTCCGCTGGGAGAAGCCGGGCGATGATCCAGTCGATCTCACCACCCTGGAGCCGGACGGGGAGCGAATCCGCGAGATCCGCGGGAACGAGATCGGCATGGTGTTCCAGGAGCCGATGGCCTCACTCTCCCCCATGTACACGGTCGGGGCCCAGCTCACCGAAGCCATCCGACTGCACCGCGATGTGGACCCGAAAGAGGCCCGCAGAATCGGTGTGGAACTGCTGGGCCGGGTCGGAATCCCGCAGCCCGAGGACCGTTTCGACGCTTACCCCTTCCAACTCTCCGGCGGCATGTGCCAACGCGTGATGATTGCGATCGCGCTGAGCTGCGATCCAGCCCTGCTCATCGCTGATGAACCGACCACTGCGCTCGACGTCACCACCCAGGCCCGAATCCTGGACCTGCTCAAGGAGCTCCAGCAGGAGACCGGTATGGCGATGATGTTCATCACCCATGACCTGGGCGTGGTGGCCGAGATCGCCGACGACGTCACGGTGATGTACCTGGGCCGTGCCGTGGAGCACGGCACAGTCGAGCAGATCTTCACTGCACCGAAGCACCCGTATACGCGCGCACTCCTCGGATCCCTGCCCACGGTGGACGAGACCGCGGCACGGCGACCGTTGACGGCCATCCGTGGCATGGTGCCGCACCCCCAGAACAGGCCCAGTGGCTGCCCGTTCCGGACCCGGTGCGATTTCGCGATGGAAGGGGTCTGCGATGTGGACGCACCATCGGAGACCGAATTCGCCGATGGCCACCGGGCTTACTGCCATCTATACAGCGAATCGGAGGAGCGCAGCGCCTTCGAGCTACCGACTCCCGAACTGCGCGAACCCGTCGCAGCCACCACACGCACCGAACCGGCCGAAGGTGCGCCGCTGCTTGAGGTCAAGGGTCTGACCAAGCACTACGCCGTCTCGGGTGGAATGTTCCGGCGGCGTAAGGGAAGTGTGCACGCCGTCGACGGTGTGGACCTGACCATCCGCCCCGGCGAGACACTGGGCCTGGTCGGTGAGTCCGGCTGCGGCAAGACCACACTCGGGCGGAGCATCGCCCGACTCGTTGACGCCTCGGCCGGGCAGATCCTCTTCCGCAAAGAGGACGGCGCTCAGGTCGATCTCGCACAGTTGCAGGGAGCGGCACTGCGCAGCTACCGAACCCAGGTGCGCGTGATCTTCCAGGATCCCTTCTCCTCACTGAACCCACGCATGACCGTGGAACAGATCGTCGGCGAACCGCTCAAAGCGAACGGGCTGGCCAGCGGCAGCGCCCTGAGCGACCGAGTCGCCCAGATGCTGCGACGAGTGGGGATCCGCCCGGAGTACATGCCGCGATACCCGCACGCGTTCTCCGGTGGAGAGCGCCAACGCCTGAACATTGCCCGCGCCCTGATCACCGGACCACGCCTGGTCATCGCCGACGAGCCAGTCTCGGCACTGGACGTCTCGGTGCGAGCACAGATCCTGAACCTACTCGGCGACCTCCAGGACGAGTTCGGGCTCACCTACTTGTTCATCTCCCACGACCTGTCCGTGGTCGAGCACGTCAGTGACCGGGTCGCAGTGATGTACCTGGGCAAGATCATCGAAGAAGGGCCCACCGACGACCTGTACCGCGCACCACAACACCCGTACACCCAGACGCTCCTGCACGCCGTCCCGATCCCGGATCCGAGCGCCCGCCCTGAACGTGCAGCGGCAGGTTCGGACGAGCTACCCGACCCGATGAACCCGCCGGCCGGTTGCTCGTTCCACACCAGGTGCCCGTACGTCAAGGACACTCCGTGCACGACGGTGCAGCCGGAGCTGCGCCCGGCAGGTGAGGACCGCAGCGCTGCCTGCCACTTCTCGGACGAGCTCACCCTGCCAGGAATCTCCCGCATGAGGGTCGAGGATCGCAGCAGCTCCTGA
- a CDS encoding 3-ketoacyl-ACP reductase, with translation MPKVALVTGGNRGIGLGITHALLDEGYAVAILATRPEPTELMAELSERGEVLYVQGSVAETESHERYVNAALEQWGRIDLLVNNAGVAPSVRADILEAEPESFDRVLGINLRGPYFLTQRVANAMLAGRDERAHGPDDGVVGTIINVSSVSATFVSTNRGEYCISKAGVGMATQLFAARLAPEGIVVYEVRPGVIATDMTAGVKEKYDQQFADGLAPIPRWGVPSDVAGAVVQLSAGKMPYSTGEIINVDGGMHIPRL, from the coding sequence GTGCCCAAGGTCGCACTCGTCACTGGAGGCAACCGCGGCATCGGCCTCGGTATCACCCACGCCCTGCTCGACGAGGGGTACGCGGTGGCCATCCTGGCGACCCGCCCCGAACCGACTGAGCTCATGGCTGAGCTGAGCGAGCGTGGTGAGGTGCTGTACGTGCAGGGGTCGGTGGCCGAGACCGAGTCTCACGAGCGGTATGTCAATGCCGCACTCGAGCAGTGGGGCCGGATCGACCTGCTGGTGAACAATGCCGGCGTGGCGCCATCGGTGCGCGCGGACATCCTCGAGGCGGAGCCGGAAAGTTTCGACCGGGTGCTCGGCATCAACCTGCGCGGCCCGTACTTCCTCACCCAGCGTGTGGCGAACGCGATGCTCGCCGGGCGTGATGAAAGGGCACATGGACCCGACGACGGCGTGGTCGGCACGATCATCAACGTCTCCTCCGTCTCCGCCACGTTCGTCTCCACCAACCGCGGCGAGTACTGCATTTCCAAGGCCGGCGTGGGGATGGCCACCCAGCTGTTCGCGGCCCGTCTGGCCCCGGAGGGCATCGTCGTCTACGAAGTCCGCCCGGGCGTCATCGCCACGGACATGACCGCCGGCGTCAAGGAGAAGTACGACCAGCAGTTCGCTGACGGACTGGCCCCGATCCCGAGGTGGGGTGTTCCGTCCGATGTAGCGGGCGCCGTCGTGCAACTTTCGGCAGGGAAGATGCCTTACTCCACCGGCGAGATCATCAACGTCGACGGCGGCATGCACATCCCCCGCCTCTAA
- a CDS encoding FAD-dependent oxidoreductase yields MSSSSVTASASDTTDASGTTEVSDVPGATIETIAGIDIPVVTANTVVVGTGSAGFCAADRLWEFGQDDVVMVTDKVGAGASRNAGSDKQTYYKLSLSGPEGDSVHEMAQTLFSGGAMDGDNALAEAALSARGFLRLCDLGVPFPQSRYGEFVGYKTDHDPRRRGTSVGPYTSRSMVEQLEKKVARNGTPIYDDCRVVDLIVAGSGEERAVRGILLLRTDVPHDGERSPYLLIRCTNVVYATGGPAGIYATRVFPNGQWGASGAAYRAGVHGKNLTEWQFGLASIKPRWNVSGTYMQVVPRFISTDADGGDEREFLPESIPDYGRLITLVFLKGYQWPFDIRKARDGSSLIDLLVYRETVLRGRRVFLDFRSNPVQETFDPDALEPEAREYLEKAGVLFGTPIERLRAMNEPAYQFYLEKNPQVDLEQEMLEVDVCAQHNNGGLLVDAWWQSNISGFFPVGEAGGAHGVYRPGGAALNSGQVGATRAAQFIAARRTEEPADQAEFAEAAAPVVTGARALAEAAAARQAAGAPDNTGDLLREVQELMSAKAGPVRSPESINEALVQVHEWLSTYGELISADQSSRRSMNRTFLVRDILTTAYIYLSAMADYVAHGGKSRGSVLYTDPQGQLPLVGYGENAEAELDLPELFRFTLDGGALAHEVQEAAWVAPSGQNGACAPSQVPTASPAFAEVVTREEADQAGVPVFRWRPVRPLPEGDDFFENVWKAYREDGNIH; encoded by the coding sequence ATGAGCAGCAGCAGCGTCACCGCCAGCGCGTCCGACACCACGGACGCGTCCGGCACCACTGAGGTGTCCGACGTACCCGGTGCCACGATCGAAACGATTGCCGGCATCGATATCCCCGTGGTCACCGCGAACACCGTGGTGGTGGGCACCGGCTCGGCCGGGTTCTGCGCCGCCGACCGGCTGTGGGAGTTCGGTCAGGATGACGTCGTCATGGTCACCGACAAGGTGGGCGCCGGGGCCAGCCGGAACGCGGGTTCGGATAAGCAGACCTATTACAAGCTCAGCCTGTCCGGTCCTGAGGGTGACTCCGTCCACGAGATGGCGCAGACGTTGTTCTCCGGCGGCGCCATGGACGGTGACAACGCCCTCGCCGAGGCCGCCCTCTCCGCTCGAGGCTTCCTTCGCCTGTGCGACCTGGGGGTGCCGTTCCCGCAGAGCCGGTACGGGGAGTTCGTCGGGTACAAGACCGACCACGACCCCCGCCGTCGGGGCACGAGCGTGGGGCCGTACACCTCCCGTTCCATGGTGGAGCAGCTGGAGAAGAAGGTCGCCCGCAACGGCACGCCCATCTACGACGACTGCCGCGTGGTGGACCTGATCGTCGCAGGCTCGGGTGAGGAGCGGGCCGTGCGCGGCATTCTTCTGCTGCGCACCGACGTGCCGCACGACGGCGAACGCTCGCCCTACCTGCTGATCCGGTGCACGAACGTCGTCTACGCCACCGGCGGCCCTGCCGGCATCTACGCCACCCGGGTGTTCCCGAACGGGCAGTGGGGCGCATCGGGCGCCGCCTACCGCGCCGGCGTCCACGGGAAGAACCTCACCGAATGGCAGTTCGGGCTCGCCTCGATCAAACCGCGCTGGAACGTCTCCGGTACCTACATGCAAGTGGTGCCGCGGTTCATTTCCACCGATGCCGACGGAGGTGACGAGCGCGAGTTCCTCCCGGAGTCGATCCCGGACTACGGGCGCCTGATCACCCTGGTGTTCCTCAAGGGCTATCAGTGGCCGTTCGATATCCGCAAAGCCCGGGATGGGTCCAGCCTGATCGACCTGCTGGTTTACCGGGAGACGGTGCTGCGCGGGCGGCGGGTCTTCCTGGACTTCCGCTCCAACCCAGTGCAGGAGACCTTCGACCCGGATGCTCTCGAGCCCGAGGCGCGCGAGTACCTGGAGAAGGCCGGCGTACTCTTCGGCACCCCGATCGAGCGGCTGCGGGCGATGAACGAACCCGCCTACCAGTTCTACCTGGAGAAGAACCCGCAGGTGGACCTGGAGCAAGAAATGCTCGAAGTGGACGTGTGCGCGCAGCACAACAACGGCGGCCTGCTCGTGGACGCCTGGTGGCAGTCCAACATCAGCGGCTTCTTCCCCGTGGGGGAGGCCGGCGGTGCGCACGGGGTGTACCGCCCCGGTGGTGCCGCGCTGAACAGCGGCCAGGTGGGCGCCACTCGCGCGGCGCAGTTCATCGCCGCTCGCCGCACGGAGGAACCCGCAGACCAGGCGGAGTTCGCCGAGGCCGCGGCACCGGTAGTCACAGGTGCACGCGCGCTGGCCGAGGCCGCCGCGGCGCGCCAAGCCGCGGGCGCACCGGACAACACCGGTGACCTGCTGCGTGAGGTGCAAGAACTGATGAGCGCCAAGGCAGGGCCGGTGCGTTCACCCGAATCGATCAACGAAGCCCTGGTTCAGGTACACGAGTGGCTGAGTACCTACGGCGAGCTCATCAGCGCCGATCAGTCCTCGCGCCGGTCGATGAACCGCACGTTCCTGGTGCGCGACATCCTCACCACCGCCTACATCTACCTGAGTGCGATGGCGGACTACGTGGCCCACGGTGGCAAATCGCGTGGATCGGTGCTTTACACCGACCCGCAGGGTCAGTTGCCGCTCGTGGGGTACGGGGAGAACGCTGAGGCCGAACTGGACCTGCCCGAACTGTTCCGGTTCACCCTCGACGGCGGAGCGCTGGCCCATGAGGTGCAGGAGGCTGCGTGGGTGGCCCCCTCGGGCCAGAACGGTGCGTGCGCCCCGTCCCAGGTCCCGACGGCGTCTCCCGCCTTTGCCGAGGTCGTCACCCGGGAGGAGGCAGACCAGGCCGGTGTGCCCGTCTTCCGGTGGCGCCCGGTCCGTCCGCTTCCCGAGGGCGATGACTTCTTCGAGAACGTGTGGAAGGCCTATCGCGAGGACGGCAACATCCACTGA
- a CDS encoding ABC transporter substrate-binding protein: protein MQHTNVGQAPRISRRQLLQAGGGTAALVTLSLAACDADGEGTSPDGEAVDPNRPLEAPELTERVEAGDLPPLEERLPVEADRLVVESAALGVYGGVYHGAVADQGDSPWLERVIAHEPLLRYDPNLDEFGLPGALKEVTVNDTATEFTLHLREGMKWSDGEPVTAEDIMFAVNDVFLNTDLHGSPLSLLLSGGEACTAEQIDEYTVTLTYPHPKGDFIEEISRVANAVAANLLFFPKHYMEQFLPDYNPDAEDIAEEAGFGDWTDYWVDRRDWWNNPERPVLYPWIITDPLNEGNVTVAERNPYYWKVDSGGAQLPYIDRLEFEVIQEEEVMLLKAVNGELDMHSRHFNSDANKPVLADGRESGGYHFVDVQPTSMNRMIIALNMNHQDEELAEIFRNKDFRVGLSHAINRQDIIDTVYQRQGEPWQAAPHPESPFYDEEFAKQFTEFDLDLANSHLDAAGLTDKDSDGFRLRPNGERLRINLDVTNLFPEWAPASDLIRQTWAEVGVDMQVNTIERSLFYDRKTAEANEHDANVWAGDGGLKIEMLEQRWWFPSGGESNFAMKWAEYYSTRGDGENAVEPPEAPMRQMELAWQIPQEPDPEAQKELFREILQIAKEQFYVIGIALPTPGYAVVKDTLQNVPESFPDSWLHMTPGHIDPPIWFFSE from the coding sequence ATGCAACACACCAACGTTGGACAGGCACCACGAATCTCTCGCCGCCAGCTCCTGCAGGCCGGCGGAGGAACGGCCGCCCTGGTGACGCTGTCACTGGCCGCATGCGACGCCGACGGTGAGGGCACCAGCCCCGACGGCGAGGCCGTGGATCCGAACCGCCCACTCGAGGCCCCGGAGTTGACCGAGCGCGTCGAAGCCGGTGACCTGCCTCCGTTGGAGGAGCGGTTACCGGTGGAGGCAGATCGACTGGTTGTCGAGTCAGCTGCGCTGGGCGTCTACGGCGGCGTCTACCACGGCGCGGTCGCCGACCAGGGCGACTCCCCCTGGTTGGAGCGGGTGATCGCCCACGAGCCGCTACTGCGCTACGACCCGAACCTCGATGAGTTCGGCCTTCCCGGAGCGCTGAAGGAGGTCACGGTGAACGACACCGCCACCGAGTTCACCCTGCACCTGCGCGAAGGCATGAAGTGGTCCGATGGCGAACCCGTGACCGCCGAGGACATCATGTTCGCCGTCAACGACGTGTTCCTGAACACCGATCTTCACGGGAGCCCGCTCAGCCTGTTGCTGTCGGGAGGCGAGGCGTGCACAGCCGAACAGATCGATGAGTACACCGTGACGCTGACCTATCCGCACCCGAAGGGCGACTTCATCGAGGAGATCTCCCGGGTGGCGAACGCCGTCGCAGCGAATCTGCTCTTCTTCCCCAAGCACTACATGGAGCAGTTCCTCCCGGACTACAACCCGGACGCCGAGGACATCGCCGAAGAGGCCGGCTTCGGCGACTGGACCGACTACTGGGTCGACCGTCGCGACTGGTGGAACAACCCCGAGCGGCCGGTGCTCTACCCGTGGATCATCACCGATCCGCTGAACGAGGGCAATGTCACGGTCGCCGAGCGCAACCCCTACTACTGGAAGGTCGACTCCGGCGGCGCGCAGTTGCCCTACATCGACCGCCTCGAGTTCGAGGTGATCCAGGAGGAAGAGGTGATGCTGCTGAAGGCAGTCAACGGGGAGCTCGACATGCACTCACGACACTTCAACTCCGACGCCAACAAGCCTGTCCTCGCTGACGGGCGGGAATCCGGCGGCTACCACTTCGTGGACGTTCAGCCCACCTCGATGAACCGGATGATCATCGCCCTGAACATGAACCACCAGGACGAGGAGCTCGCCGAGATCTTCCGGAACAAGGACTTCCGCGTCGGCCTTTCGCACGCCATCAACCGCCAGGACATCATCGACACCGTCTACCAGCGTCAAGGGGAGCCCTGGCAGGCAGCTCCGCACCCGGAATCGCCGTTCTACGACGAGGAGTTCGCCAAGCAGTTCACCGAGTTCGACCTCGACCTGGCGAACAGCCATCTGGATGCGGCAGGCCTGACGGACAAGGACTCGGACGGATTCCGGTTGCGGCCCAACGGCGAACGCCTTCGGATCAACCTTGACGTCACTAACCTGTTCCCGGAGTGGGCTCCCGCCTCCGATCTGATCCGCCAGACCTGGGCCGAGGTCGGCGTGGACATGCAGGTGAACACGATCGAACGGAGCCTGTTCTACGACCGCAAGACCGCGGAGGCGAACGAGCATGACGCGAACGTCTGGGCCGGCGATGGCGGTCTCAAGATCGAGATGCTGGAACAGCGCTGGTGGTTCCCCTCCGGTGGCGAGTCCAACTTCGCCATGAAGTGGGCCGAGTACTACTCCACGCGAGGTGACGGTGAGAATGCGGTTGAGCCTCCCGAGGCGCCGATGCGTCAGATGGAACTGGCCTGGCAGATCCCCCAGGAGCCGGACCCGGAGGCGCAGAAGGAACTCTTCCGCGAGATCCTGCAAATCGCGAAGGAGCAGTTCTACGTGATCGGGATAGCGCTTCCCACGCCGGGGTACGCGGTGGTCAAGGACACGCTGCAGAACGTACCCGAGTCCTTCCCCGACTCGTGGCTGCACATGACGCCCGGTCACATCGATCCGCCGATCTGGTTCTTCTCGGAGTGA
- a CDS encoding ABC transporter permease produces MTEVSARVSGDELSDGGKNSIESVQLSGDSEDVRESVALASQSQLVWWSFKKHRVALVCGVISVAIYAIAILAPFLAPYPASAHNNEYTYAPPQSIHLFHEGSFRPHVNGYTFEQDPDTLALTFAVDTEQVVPIGLFVRGAEYEILGVIPWDRHLIGPTDHEGPPMYLLGADANGRDLLSRIIHGTTISMSVGLIGVLLSLFLGVLLGGISGYLGGKVDTAIQRLIEFIIAIPTIPLWMALFAAVPSSWSPVQRYLALTVVISLVGWVGMAREVRGKFFAVRNEEYVSAAIADGASQGRVMFRHMLPSFTSHIIANLSLSIPTIILAETALSFIGLGLQPPTVSWGVLLQEAQNIRAVSTAPWILLPGVAVVITVLAMNFFGDGLRDAADPYKH; encoded by the coding sequence ATGACTGAAGTATCCGCTCGGGTATCCGGAGACGAGCTCAGCGACGGCGGCAAGAACTCGATCGAGTCCGTGCAGCTCTCCGGTGACAGTGAGGATGTGCGCGAGTCGGTCGCGCTAGCCTCGCAGTCGCAACTGGTGTGGTGGAGTTTCAAGAAGCACCGAGTTGCACTGGTCTGCGGTGTGATCTCCGTGGCGATCTACGCCATCGCGATCCTGGCGCCGTTCCTCGCCCCGTATCCGGCAAGCGCCCATAACAACGAGTACACCTACGCCCCGCCACAGTCCATCCACCTGTTCCATGAGGGCTCCTTTCGCCCGCATGTGAATGGGTACACCTTCGAACAGGACCCCGACACCCTCGCGCTCACCTTTGCGGTGGACACCGAGCAGGTGGTGCCGATCGGGCTATTCGTCCGTGGTGCCGAGTACGAGATCCTCGGTGTCATTCCGTGGGACCGGCATCTGATCGGACCCACGGACCACGAGGGCCCACCCATGTACCTCCTCGGTGCCGATGCGAACGGGCGAGACCTCCTCTCCCGGATCATCCACGGCACCACGATCTCCATGTCCGTCGGCCTGATCGGGGTGCTGCTTTCGCTCTTCCTCGGCGTGCTTCTCGGAGGAATCTCCGGCTACCTCGGTGGCAAGGTGGACACCGCGATCCAACGGCTCATCGAGTTCATCATCGCGATACCCACGATCCCGTTGTGGATGGCGCTCTTCGCGGCGGTTCCCTCCTCGTGGAGCCCGGTGCAGCGGTATCTCGCCCTGACCGTGGTGATCTCACTGGTGGGCTGGGTGGGGATGGCCAGGGAGGTACGCGGGAAGTTCTTCGCCGTACGCAACGAGGAGTACGTCTCCGCCGCGATCGCCGACGGTGCCAGCCAGGGCCGCGTGATGTTCCGGCACATGCTGCCCTCGTTCACCAGCCACATCATCGCGAACCTGTCCCTCTCCATCCCGACCATCATCTTGGCCGAGACCGCTCTCTCTTTCATCGGGCTGGGGCTACAACCACCCACCGTGAGCTGGGGCGTTCTGCTGCAGGAAGCACAGAACATCCGGGCCGTCTCTACAGCCCCGTGGATTCTCTTGCCGGGCGTTGCCGTGGTGATCACGGTGCTCGCCATGAACTTCTTCGGCGACGGCCTCCGCGACGCAGCCGACCCCTACAAGCACTGA
- a CDS encoding ABC transporter permease: MLRYIARRLLILIPTLAAISLVTFIVIQLPPGDYLTTRVAQLAAQGDGSLSAQELDRLTARYGLDQPVYVQYWTWISNIVMHGDFGDSFVYNRSVGALLAERLPLTILLSVLTLLFIWAVSFPIGVYSAMRQYSAGDYTFTFLGYLGLAVPNFLIALVLMWLSLTYFGTSVGGLFSPEYRDAPWSLAKFGDLLTHIWIPVVIWGTAGTAANIRVLRANLLDELRKPYVTAARARGMKRGLLTIKYPVRVAMNPFFSTIGWILPGLIAADAITSQVLNLSTTGPLLLQALLAQDMYLAGSVLLISALLVIIGTLISDLALAWLDPRVRLRY, from the coding sequence GTGCTGCGTTACATCGCTCGCCGTCTGCTGATCCTGATCCCGACCCTGGCGGCGATCTCTCTGGTCACCTTCATCGTGATCCAGCTGCCACCGGGGGACTACCTGACCACCCGGGTGGCTCAGCTCGCCGCCCAGGGGGACGGATCCCTGAGTGCTCAGGAACTCGACCGGTTGACCGCACGATACGGCCTCGACCAGCCCGTGTACGTGCAGTACTGGACCTGGATCTCCAACATCGTCATGCACGGCGACTTCGGAGATTCCTTCGTCTACAACCGCTCCGTGGGCGCACTACTCGCGGAACGGCTTCCGCTGACGATCCTGCTCTCGGTACTCACGCTGCTGTTCATCTGGGCCGTGTCCTTCCCGATCGGCGTCTACTCGGCGATGCGCCAGTACTCGGCCGGTGACTACACCTTCACGTTCCTGGGCTACCTCGGACTGGCAGTCCCGAACTTCCTCATTGCGCTCGTTCTCATGTGGCTCAGCCTCACCTACTTCGGCACGAGCGTGGGCGGACTGTTCTCCCCCGAGTACCGGGACGCACCCTGGAGCCTGGCGAAGTTCGGAGACCTCCTGACCCACATCTGGATTCCGGTGGTGATCTGGGGAACGGCTGGGACGGCGGCGAACATCCGGGTGCTCCGCGCGAACCTCCTGGACGAACTGCGCAAGCCCTATGTCACCGCGGCCAGAGCCCGGGGCATGAAGAGAGGGCTACTGACGATCAAGTACCCCGTGCGCGTGGCAATGAACCCGTTCTTCTCCACGATCGGCTGGATCCTGCCGGGTCTGATCGCCGCCGATGCCATCACCTCGCAAGTGCTGAACCTCAGCACCACCGGGCCGCTCCTGCTCCAAGCTCTACTGGCGCAGGACATGTACCTCGCAGGCTCCGTCCTGCTGATCAGCGCCCTGCTGGTGATCATCGGGACGCTGATCTCCGATCTAGCACTCGCCTGGCTGGACCCCCGGGTCCGGCTCCGGTACTGA